One window from the genome of Choloepus didactylus isolate mChoDid1 chromosome 2, mChoDid1.pri, whole genome shotgun sequence encodes:
- the PARS2 gene encoding probable proline--tRNA ligase, mitochondrial isoform X1, with protein sequence MGFGGGNLPTRCGPAFAVSLDTSMSASLCQGVMPELLTRCRALPVPATCGRQFSRYVARRFYSGGAERGRRLVLSRLFQPQNLRCDQVLSLEDGSGELTCKSQRLMLQVGLIHPASPGSYHLLPYTVRAMEKLVRVIDQEMQAIGGQKLNMPSLSSAELWRASKRWDLMGKELLRLRDRHGKEYCLGPTHEEAVTALVASQKTLSYKQLPFLLYQVTRKFRDEPRPRFGLLRGREFYMKDMYTFDSSPEAARQTYSLVCDAYCSLFSRLGLHFVKVQADVGSIGGTMSHEFQLPADVGEDRLAVCASCNFSANMETLDSSQTSCPACQGPLTETKGIEVGHTFYLGTKYSSIFKAQFANVHGKLSLAEMGCYGLGVTRILAAAIEVLSTEDCIRWPGLLAPYQVCLIPPKKGSKEAAAPELMGSVYDHITEVVPQLRGELLLDDRTHLTIGNRLKDANKLGYPFVIIAGKGALEDPSRFEVWCQNTGEVVFLTKEGVMGLLKTVQVV encoded by the exons ATGGGATTTGGAGGCGGGAACTTGCCTACCAGGTGTGGTCCTGCATTTGCTGTATCCCTTGACACAA GCATGAGTGCTTCCCTGTGCCAGGGTGTCATGCCAGAGCTGCTGACAAGATGCAGAGCGTTGCCTGTCCCAGCCACCTGTGGCCGCCAATTCTCCAGGTACGTTGCCCGCAGATTTTACTCTGGCGGCGCAGAAAGAGGGAGGCGCTTGGTGCTGTCCCGCTTGTTCCAGCCACAGAACCTGCGGTGCGACCAGGTGCTATCCCTGGAGGACGGATCTGGTGAGCTGACCTGTAAGAGCCAGCGGCTGATGCTGCAGGTGGGCCTGATCCACCCGGCGAGTCCCGGCTCTTACCACCTCCTGCCTTATACCGTCCGTGCCATGGAGAAGCTCGTGCGGGTGATAGACCAGGAGATGCAGGCCATTGGAGGGCAGAAACTCAACATGCCCAGCCTCAGCTCGGCAGAGCTCTGGCGAGCCTCCAAGCGGTGGGACTTGATGGGCAAGGAGCTGCTAAGACTTAGAGACCGACACGGCAAGGAGTACTGCTTAGGACCAACCCACGAGGAAGCCGTTACGGCCCTGGTCGCCTCCCAGAAGACACTGTCCTACAAGCAGCTTCCGTTCCTGCTGTACCAGGTGACAAGGAAGTTTCGGGATGAGCCCAGGCCCCGCTTCGGTCTTCTCCGCGGCCGAGAGTTTTACATGAAAGACATGTACACCTTCGACTCCTCCCCAGAGGCCGCTCGGCAGACCTACAGCCTGGTGTGTGATGCCTACTGCAGCCTGTTCAGCAGACTGGGGCTGCATTTTGTCAAGGTCCAGGCAGATGTGGGCAGCATTGGGGGCACGATGTCTCATGAGTTCCAGCTACCAGCAGATGTCGGAGAGGACCGGCTTGCAGTCTGCGCCAGCTGCAACTTCTCGGCCAATATGGAGACACTAGACTCGTCACAAACAAGCTGTCCTGCTTGTCAGGGCCCACTGACTGAAACCAAAGGCATTGAGGTGGGGCACACGTTTTACCTGGGCACCAAGTACTCTTCCATCTTCAAGGCCCAGTTTGCCAACGTCCACGGCAAACTCTCTCTGGCTGAAATGGGGTGCTATGGCTTGGGCGTGACGCGGATCTTGGCTGCTGCCATCGAAGTCCTGTCTACAGAGGACTGCATTCGCTGGCCTGGCCTCCTGGCCCCTTACCAGGTCTGCCTCATCCCCCCTAAGAAGGGCAGCAAGGAGGCGGCGGCCCCGGAGCTCATGGGGAGCGTGTACGACCATATCACAGAGGTGGTGCCGCAGCTTCGCGGGGAGCTCCTGCTGGATGACCGGACTCATCTGACCATTGGGAACAGACTGAAAGACGCCAACAAGCTTGGCTACCCCTTCGTGATCATTGCTGGCAAAGGGGCCCTGGAAGACCCTTCACGTTTTGAGGTTTGGTGCCAGAACACTGGTGAGGTGGTCTTCCTGACCAAAGAAGGAGTCATGGGATTACTGAAGACTGTGCAAGTTGTCTGA
- the PARS2 gene encoding probable proline--tRNA ligase, mitochondrial isoform X2 produces MSASLCQGVMPELLTRCRALPVPATCGRQFSRYVARRFYSGGAERGRRLVLSRLFQPQNLRCDQVLSLEDGSGELTCKSQRLMLQVGLIHPASPGSYHLLPYTVRAMEKLVRVIDQEMQAIGGQKLNMPSLSSAELWRASKRWDLMGKELLRLRDRHGKEYCLGPTHEEAVTALVASQKTLSYKQLPFLLYQVTRKFRDEPRPRFGLLRGREFYMKDMYTFDSSPEAARQTYSLVCDAYCSLFSRLGLHFVKVQADVGSIGGTMSHEFQLPADVGEDRLAVCASCNFSANMETLDSSQTSCPACQGPLTETKGIEVGHTFYLGTKYSSIFKAQFANVHGKLSLAEMGCYGLGVTRILAAAIEVLSTEDCIRWPGLLAPYQVCLIPPKKGSKEAAAPELMGSVYDHITEVVPQLRGELLLDDRTHLTIGNRLKDANKLGYPFVIIAGKGALEDPSRFEVWCQNTGEVVFLTKEGVMGLLKTVQVV; encoded by the coding sequence ATGAGTGCTTCCCTGTGCCAGGGTGTCATGCCAGAGCTGCTGACAAGATGCAGAGCGTTGCCTGTCCCAGCCACCTGTGGCCGCCAATTCTCCAGGTACGTTGCCCGCAGATTTTACTCTGGCGGCGCAGAAAGAGGGAGGCGCTTGGTGCTGTCCCGCTTGTTCCAGCCACAGAACCTGCGGTGCGACCAGGTGCTATCCCTGGAGGACGGATCTGGTGAGCTGACCTGTAAGAGCCAGCGGCTGATGCTGCAGGTGGGCCTGATCCACCCGGCGAGTCCCGGCTCTTACCACCTCCTGCCTTATACCGTCCGTGCCATGGAGAAGCTCGTGCGGGTGATAGACCAGGAGATGCAGGCCATTGGAGGGCAGAAACTCAACATGCCCAGCCTCAGCTCGGCAGAGCTCTGGCGAGCCTCCAAGCGGTGGGACTTGATGGGCAAGGAGCTGCTAAGACTTAGAGACCGACACGGCAAGGAGTACTGCTTAGGACCAACCCACGAGGAAGCCGTTACGGCCCTGGTCGCCTCCCAGAAGACACTGTCCTACAAGCAGCTTCCGTTCCTGCTGTACCAGGTGACAAGGAAGTTTCGGGATGAGCCCAGGCCCCGCTTCGGTCTTCTCCGCGGCCGAGAGTTTTACATGAAAGACATGTACACCTTCGACTCCTCCCCAGAGGCCGCTCGGCAGACCTACAGCCTGGTGTGTGATGCCTACTGCAGCCTGTTCAGCAGACTGGGGCTGCATTTTGTCAAGGTCCAGGCAGATGTGGGCAGCATTGGGGGCACGATGTCTCATGAGTTCCAGCTACCAGCAGATGTCGGAGAGGACCGGCTTGCAGTCTGCGCCAGCTGCAACTTCTCGGCCAATATGGAGACACTAGACTCGTCACAAACAAGCTGTCCTGCTTGTCAGGGCCCACTGACTGAAACCAAAGGCATTGAGGTGGGGCACACGTTTTACCTGGGCACCAAGTACTCTTCCATCTTCAAGGCCCAGTTTGCCAACGTCCACGGCAAACTCTCTCTGGCTGAAATGGGGTGCTATGGCTTGGGCGTGACGCGGATCTTGGCTGCTGCCATCGAAGTCCTGTCTACAGAGGACTGCATTCGCTGGCCTGGCCTCCTGGCCCCTTACCAGGTCTGCCTCATCCCCCCTAAGAAGGGCAGCAAGGAGGCGGCGGCCCCGGAGCTCATGGGGAGCGTGTACGACCATATCACAGAGGTGGTGCCGCAGCTTCGCGGGGAGCTCCTGCTGGATGACCGGACTCATCTGACCATTGGGAACAGACTGAAAGACGCCAACAAGCTTGGCTACCCCTTCGTGATCATTGCTGGCAAAGGGGCCCTGGAAGACCCTTCACGTTTTGAGGTTTGGTGCCAGAACACTGGTGAGGTGGTCTTCCTGACCAAAGAAGGAGTCATGGGATTACTGAAGACTGTGCAAGTTGTCTGA
- the LOC119527279 gene encoding transmembrane protein 205-like isoform X2: MKQHAGVGSGRTERLLVAGTMPADREPSDLIKTLHLVFLATFWGMQIWVTFISGFVMGSSLPRHTLGFIQSRLFPFYFHTGSVCAFCNLMLFAMYHPRELLNEKEATQLVILFLCVAMAMLNAQWFGQMTSDIMGDMHLIEQSYGLGHDIGLFSRKSYTHLRATNPRYQALCSQLTRYQCLSSLCNLGCMVCNGLSLLYLATHLSTL; the protein is encoded by the exons ATGAAGCAGCACG CAGGAGTTGGCTCGGGACGGACAGAGAGATTGCTGGTGGCAGGCACCATGCCTGCAGACAGGGAGCCCTCAGACCTCATCAAGACCCTGCACCTGGTCTTCCTTGCCACTTTCTGGGGCATGCAGATCTGGGTGACATTCATTTCAG GCTTCGTGATGGGCAGCAGCTTACCGCGGCACACGCTGGGCTTCATCCAGAGCCGCCTCTTCCCCTTCTACTTCCACACTGGTTCTGTTTGTGCCTTCTGCAACCTGATGCTTTTTGCCATGTACCACCCACGGGAGCTCCTCAACGAGAAGGAGGCCACCCAG CTGGTCATCTTGTTTCTATGTGTGGCCATGGCCATGCTGAATGCCCAGTGGTTTGGACAGATGACATCGGACATCATGGGTGACATGCACCTCATTGAACAGAGCTATGGCCTGGGCCATGACATTGGCCTCTTCTCCAGGAAGTCCTACACCCATCTGCGGGCCACCAACCCCCGCTACCAGGCCCTCTGCAGCCAGCTCACCCGCTACCAATGCCTGTCATCCCTCTGTAACCTGGGCTGCATGGTCTGTAACGGCCTGAGCCTCCTCTACCTGGCCACACACCTCTCCACGCTCTAG
- the LOC119527279 gene encoding transmembrane protein 205-like isoform X1 — protein sequence MVGVRVCGWQRTQLQTLLYAPNAAGVGSGRTERLLVAGTMPADREPSDLIKTLHLVFLATFWGMQIWVTFISGFVMGSSLPRHTLGFIQSRLFPFYFHTGSVCAFCNLMLFAMYHPRELLNEKEATQLVILFLCVAMAMLNAQWFGQMTSDIMGDMHLIEQSYGLGHDIGLFSRKSYTHLRATNPRYQALCSQLTRYQCLSSLCNLGCMVCNGLSLLYLATHLSTL from the exons ATGGTGGGAGTCAGGGTGTGTGGGTGGCAGAGGACTCAGCTCCAGACCTTGCTCTATGCCCCGAACGCAGCAGGAGTTGGCTCGGGACGGACAGAGAGATTGCTGGTGGCAGGCACCATGCCTGCAGACAGGGAGCCCTCAGACCTCATCAAGACCCTGCACCTGGTCTTCCTTGCCACTTTCTGGGGCATGCAGATCTGGGTGACATTCATTTCAG GCTTCGTGATGGGCAGCAGCTTACCGCGGCACACGCTGGGCTTCATCCAGAGCCGCCTCTTCCCCTTCTACTTCCACACTGGTTCTGTTTGTGCCTTCTGCAACCTGATGCTTTTTGCCATGTACCACCCACGGGAGCTCCTCAACGAGAAGGAGGCCACCCAG CTGGTCATCTTGTTTCTATGTGTGGCCATGGCCATGCTGAATGCCCAGTGGTTTGGACAGATGACATCGGACATCATGGGTGACATGCACCTCATTGAACAGAGCTATGGCCTGGGCCATGACATTGGCCTCTTCTCCAGGAAGTCCTACACCCATCTGCGGGCCACCAACCCCCGCTACCAGGCCCTCTGCAGCCAGCTCACCCGCTACCAATGCCTGTCATCCCTCTGTAACCTGGGCTGCATGGTCTGTAACGGCCTGAGCCTCCTCTACCTGGCCACACACCTCTCCACGCTCTAG
- the LOC119527279 gene encoding transmembrane protein 205-like isoform X3: protein MPADREPSDLIKTLHLVFLATFWGMQIWVTFISGFVMGSSLPRHTLGFIQSRLFPFYFHTGSVCAFCNLMLFAMYHPRELLNEKEATQLVILFLCVAMAMLNAQWFGQMTSDIMGDMHLIEQSYGLGHDIGLFSRKSYTHLRATNPRYQALCSQLTRYQCLSSLCNLGCMVCNGLSLLYLATHLSTL, encoded by the exons ATGCCTGCAGACAGGGAGCCCTCAGACCTCATCAAGACCCTGCACCTGGTCTTCCTTGCCACTTTCTGGGGCATGCAGATCTGGGTGACATTCATTTCAG GCTTCGTGATGGGCAGCAGCTTACCGCGGCACACGCTGGGCTTCATCCAGAGCCGCCTCTTCCCCTTCTACTTCCACACTGGTTCTGTTTGTGCCTTCTGCAACCTGATGCTTTTTGCCATGTACCACCCACGGGAGCTCCTCAACGAGAAGGAGGCCACCCAG CTGGTCATCTTGTTTCTATGTGTGGCCATGGCCATGCTGAATGCCCAGTGGTTTGGACAGATGACATCGGACATCATGGGTGACATGCACCTCATTGAACAGAGCTATGGCCTGGGCCATGACATTGGCCTCTTCTCCAGGAAGTCCTACACCCATCTGCGGGCCACCAACCCCCGCTACCAGGCCCTCTGCAGCCAGCTCACCCGCTACCAATGCCTGTCATCCCTCTGTAACCTGGGCTGCATGGTCTGTAACGGCCTGAGCCTCCTCTACCTGGCCACACACCTCTCCACGCTCTAG